From a region of the Chitinophaga caseinilytica genome:
- the murC gene encoding UDP-N-acetylmuramate--L-alanine ligase, which translates to MDLNNLHRIYFVGIGGIGMSAIARYFNEKGVAVSGYDRTSTQLTQQLEAEGIRIHYTDDVSLLDREAQLVVYTPAIPATMSELVFYRENGYEVVKRSDVLQEITRSLFAITVAGTHGKTTVSTMIAHLLRDAGYGCNAFLGGVSANYGKNFWSSERPVAVIEADEYDRSFLKLSPDIAVLTAMDPDHLDIYGTAEEVEKAFIQYSANIKPNGTLLAKHGLHRASELKGDNKLSYSLQNDAADIYATNIRLDDGGYEFDVVQQDWMIDNVQLRIGGMHNVENAVAAIAVAHILGIPNEKIRGAVASFKGIRRRFEYLVKHDRHVYIDDYAHHPEELRALITSAKTLFRGKKCTVIFQPHLFSRTRDFADGFGETLSLADEVILLPIYPARELPIEGVTTQMIADRIQGPDVHIMDRNAVPDWIKSHPAELLITAGAGDIDLLREPLTDIINKQ; encoded by the coding sequence ATGGATTTGAACAACTTACATAGGATCTATTTTGTAGGCATCGGAGGCATCGGTATGTCGGCCATCGCACGCTACTTCAACGAAAAAGGAGTGGCCGTGAGCGGATATGACCGTACTTCCACCCAACTCACGCAACAACTCGAAGCGGAAGGCATCCGCATTCATTATACCGACGACGTTTCACTGCTCGACCGCGAAGCGCAGCTCGTGGTGTATACACCCGCGATCCCCGCTACCATGTCCGAGCTTGTGTTCTACCGCGAAAACGGGTACGAAGTGGTAAAGCGCAGCGACGTGCTCCAGGAGATCACCCGCTCGCTGTTCGCCATCACCGTGGCAGGCACCCATGGCAAAACGACCGTTTCCACCATGATCGCCCACCTGCTCCGCGACGCCGGCTACGGCTGCAACGCCTTCCTCGGCGGCGTAAGCGCCAACTACGGAAAAAATTTCTGGTCGAGCGAAAGGCCCGTAGCCGTCATCGAAGCAGACGAATACGACCGCTCTTTCCTGAAACTGAGCCCGGACATCGCCGTGCTCACCGCCATGGACCCCGACCATCTCGACATATACGGCACCGCCGAAGAAGTGGAGAAAGCCTTCATCCAGTATTCCGCCAACATCAAACCGAACGGCACCCTGCTGGCGAAACATGGCTTGCACCGCGCATCGGAGCTGAAAGGCGACAACAAATTGTCGTACAGCCTGCAAAACGACGCGGCCGATATCTACGCCACCAACATCCGGCTGGACGATGGCGGGTATGAATTCGACGTGGTGCAGCAGGATTGGATGATCGACAACGTGCAACTGCGCATCGGCGGCATGCACAACGTCGAAAACGCCGTGGCCGCTATCGCCGTGGCGCATATCCTCGGGATCCCGAACGAAAAAATCCGCGGCGCGGTAGCCTCCTTCAAAGGCATCCGCCGGCGGTTCGAATACCTGGTGAAGCACGACCGGCATGTGTATATCGACGATTACGCGCATCATCCCGAAGAACTGCGGGCCCTCATCACGAGCGCCAAAACGTTGTTCAGGGGTAAAAAATGCACCGTGATCTTCCAGCCGCACCTCTTTTCCCGCACGCGCGACTTCGCGGACGGGTTCGGGGAAACACTGTCGCTGGCCGATGAAGTGATCCTGCTGCCCATCTATCCCGCGCGCGAACTGCCGATCGAGGGCGTTACCACGCAGATGATCGCCGACAGGATCCAAGGGCCGGATGTGCATATTATGGACAGGAACGCGGTGCCGGACTGGATAAAATCACATCCCGCCGAACTGCTGATCACCGCCGGGGCCGGAGACATCGACCTGCTGCGGGAACCTTTGACAGACATTATTAACAAACAATAA
- the ftsA gene encoding cell division protein FtsA, whose translation MNQEAPIIVGLDIGTTKIAAIAGRKNEYGKLEILGFGKAPSFGVQHGMVLNIDQTIKAIRQALENCYASNPNLEINEVYVGIAGHHIKSLQTRGDIVRNDTDAEISQKDIDQLINDQYKTVIPASDQIIDVIPQQYIVDALQNITYPIGMSGVKVGANFHIITGDKNAIRNINRSVEKSGLRIKDLVLQPLASAAAVMCDMDFEAGVAIVDIGGGTTDLAVFYEGVLKHTAVIPYGGENITNDIKNGLGVLKTQAEQMKVQFGYALADEAKNNAYITIPGLRGQSPKEISVKNLAHIIQARMSEILDFVVYHLKQIGMDNKMLNGGIILTGGGSQLKHLIQLTEYTTGVSARIGYPNEHLASGHTDELTKPMYATCVGLILKGYNDYENDRRALEENYVKINTSYFAKERVARQAEESGDEWMEEAEEETADARQDRKSRERNASLKGFLDRMKTKIIDMFTEEEDAKL comes from the coding sequence ATGAATCAGGAAGCTCCCATCATTGTAGGTCTCGACATTGGAACCACGAAGATAGCAGCCATCGCAGGAAGGAAGAATGAATACGGGAAATTGGAAATCCTCGGATTCGGGAAAGCCCCATCTTTCGGTGTACAGCACGGTATGGTGCTGAATATCGATCAGACCATCAAGGCCATCAGACAGGCATTGGAGAACTGCTATGCGTCTAACCCCAACCTCGAGATCAACGAGGTATATGTGGGTATCGCAGGCCATCATATCAAAAGTTTGCAGACCCGCGGAGACATCGTCCGGAATGACACCGACGCTGAAATCTCCCAGAAAGACATTGACCAGCTGATCAACGATCAGTATAAAACGGTTATCCCTGCCAGCGACCAGATCATTGACGTGATCCCGCAGCAGTACATCGTGGACGCCCTGCAGAACATCACTTATCCCATCGGGATGAGCGGTGTGAAAGTGGGCGCGAATTTCCACATCATTACCGGCGACAAGAACGCCATCCGCAACATCAACCGCAGCGTGGAGAAATCCGGTCTCCGTATCAAGGACCTGGTGCTCCAGCCCCTGGCATCCGCGGCGGCTGTTATGTGCGACATGGATTTCGAAGCCGGCGTTGCGATCGTAGACATTGGTGGTGGTACCACCGACCTGGCCGTTTTCTATGAAGGCGTCCTGAAACATACCGCCGTGATCCCGTACGGCGGTGAAAATATCACCAACGACATTAAGAACGGCCTTGGCGTGCTCAAGACGCAGGCGGAGCAGATGAAGGTACAGTTCGGTTACGCCCTTGCGGACGAAGCCAAGAACAACGCCTACATCACCATCCCCGGATTGCGCGGCCAAAGCCCGAAAGAGATCTCCGTGAAAAACCTGGCCCATATCATCCAGGCGCGCATGAGCGAGATCCTCGATTTCGTGGTGTACCATCTGAAACAGATCGGCATGGACAACAAGATGCTCAACGGCGGCATCATCCTGACCGGCGGCGGTTCCCAGCTGAAACACCTGATCCAGCTGACGGAATACACCACCGGCGTGAGCGCCCGCATCGGTTACCCCAACGAGCACCTCGCCAGCGGGCATACCGACGAGCTGACCAAACCCATGTACGCCACCTGCGTAGGGCTCATTCTCAAAGGCTACAACGACTATGAGAACGATCGCCGCGCACTGGAGGAGAATTACGTGAAAATCAACACCAGCTACTTCGCGAAGGAAAGAGTGGCCCGCCAGGCCGAAGAATCCGGAGACGAATGGATGGAAGAAGCAGAGGAAGAAACGGCAGACGCACGGCAAGACCGTAAGTCGCGCGAGCGCAATGCCTCCCTCAAAGGCTTCCTGGACAGGATGAAAACAAAGATCATCGACATGTTCACGGAAGAAGAAGACGCCAAACTGTAA
- the ftsZ gene encoding cell division protein FtsZ, whose protein sequence is MIHFDLPKEKSSIIKVIGIGGGGSNAVNHMFSQNIEGVNFIICNTDAQAIANSPVPNKVQLGPHLTQGLGAGANPRIGEQATEESFEEIKKILEVNTKMAFITAGMGGGTGTGGAPIIAKICKELGILTVGIVTTPFSYEGKKRMIQAEEGINRLKDYVDTLLIISNDKLRQKFGDLKFKAAFEKADNVLATAAKCITDVINSTGQINVDFADVCTVMRNGGVAILGSAIAEGENRAQAAIEDALTSPLLNDNDIKGAKWILINISSSEGEFEHTLDEMDIIQAYVQSMAGEDCDVILGVGYDQSLQRNLGVTIIATGFEQNPIRQAKSQQPAATTEQQEEPKIVMTLGGENEEKKMHNQGMLFSDDEPEIIDIMAPRLVEPTVTHPASAASFMPPAPQQPERETYTLNIEPVEPSAPQTQAAPQPQPVQQKPATSAGSGGYLNRPSNIYVEPVSSNNMQQQEEMKMVYREDANNAPVPPPQPQALHDDQAEEQRKKQLERVAKLRSISFNVKNMDNNTEIENIPAYLRRNIDLDNGAGSAEHFYSSYTVGQNGENQAEINTINTFLDGKKPD, encoded by the coding sequence ATGATACATTTTGATCTTCCAAAGGAAAAATCCTCCATCATCAAGGTGATAGGCATTGGTGGCGGAGGAAGCAATGCGGTGAACCACATGTTCAGTCAGAACATTGAGGGTGTGAACTTCATTATTTGCAATACCGACGCACAGGCGATTGCAAACAGCCCCGTACCCAACAAGGTACAGCTGGGCCCGCATTTGACGCAGGGACTCGGAGCTGGCGCCAATCCCCGGATCGGCGAACAGGCTACGGAAGAATCATTCGAAGAAATTAAAAAAATACTGGAGGTGAACACCAAAATGGCGTTCATCACCGCCGGTATGGGAGGCGGCACCGGCACCGGCGGCGCACCCATCATCGCCAAAATATGCAAGGAACTGGGCATCCTCACCGTGGGCATCGTCACCACCCCCTTCTCTTACGAAGGTAAAAAGAGAATGATCCAGGCCGAAGAAGGCATCAACCGCCTCAAGGATTATGTGGACACACTGCTGATCATTTCCAACGACAAGCTCCGTCAGAAATTCGGCGACCTCAAATTCAAGGCGGCCTTCGAAAAAGCGGATAACGTGCTCGCCACCGCGGCAAAATGTATCACAGACGTTATCAACTCCACCGGCCAGATCAACGTCGACTTCGCCGATGTTTGCACCGTTATGCGCAACGGCGGCGTAGCCATCCTCGGATCGGCCATCGCCGAAGGCGAAAACCGCGCACAGGCCGCGATCGAAGATGCACTGACTTCCCCGCTCCTGAACGACAACGATATCAAAGGCGCCAAATGGATCCTGATCAATATCTCCTCTTCCGAAGGCGAATTCGAGCACACGCTCGATGAAATGGACATCATCCAGGCCTACGTACAGAGCATGGCAGGCGAAGATTGCGACGTGATCCTCGGTGTTGGCTACGATCAGAGCCTCCAGCGCAACCTGGGCGTTACCATCATCGCCACCGGCTTTGAGCAGAACCCCATCCGCCAGGCCAAATCGCAACAACCGGCCGCTACGACCGAACAACAGGAAGAACCCAAGATCGTCATGACCCTCGGCGGCGAAAACGAAGAAAAGAAAATGCACAACCAGGGCATGCTCTTCTCCGACGACGAGCCCGAGATCATCGACATCATGGCGCCCCGCCTCGTGGAACCCACCGTTACACACCCGGCCAGCGCAGCTTCCTTCATGCCCCCCGCTCCGCAACAACCGGAACGCGAGACCTACACGCTCAACATCGAGCCCGTAGAACCCTCCGCCCCGCAGACACAAGCCGCTCCGCAGCCCCAGCCCGTTCAGCAGAAACCTGCTACCAGCGCAGGTTCCGGAGGCTACCTCAACCGCCCTTCCAACATTTACGTGGAACCGGTGAGCAGCAATAACATGCAGCAGCAGGAAGAAATGAAAATGGTGTACCGGGAAGACGCCAACAACGCTCCCGTTCCTCCCCCGCAGCCCCAGGCGCTGCACGACGACCAGGCCGAAGAACAACGGAAGAAGCAGCTCGAACGCGTAGCCAAACTGCGCAGCATCAGCTTCAACGTGAAAAATATGGATAACAACACCGAAATCGAGAACATTCCCGCGTACCTCCGCCGGAACATCGATCTCGACAACGGTGCCGGTTCCGCCGAGCACTTCTACTCCAGCTACACAGTTGGCCAGAACGGCGAAAACCAGGCAGAGATCAACACGATCAATACCTTTCTCGACGGGAAAAAGCCCGATTGA
- a CDS encoding glycoside hydrolase domain-containing protein has protein sequence MIRQLLATGIFVATSLTVFGQAGINSDYSELKDWRKVDPAAWSAIRPGTHVQFGSADLRYDKLYAPESGSLATSWSAHAWKNEKIHTQFVIYTTQAQPGVTVSKSALSDGKGNTIPSSAVSTGFLRYVMTDELNSEGGGCGYRKPEEFDSSLVADAIDYKSSINIAANSTQPVWLSIKVPAGTAAGVYKGTVTVKNNKGVSIKTLNYDVTVNSRTLPEAKDWQYHLDLWQSPYAISRYHNVKPFSKEHFDAMRPYMTQLAGIGQKVITTSIIYDPWNSQTEDIYGDMVKWTKKRDGSWTYDYSEFDKWVEFMMECGITKQIACYSMIPWNLKFYYYEEATGKMTHIVAKPGSAEYDAHWRPMLADFAKHLKQKGWFDITCIAMDERPMEAMQAAIKLIRSVDKDFKVSLAGNYHKELVNDIYDYCIAIGQDFTPEERATRFGKNWPTTYYTCCTEGFPNTFTFSPPAESAWLGYYAAGKDYKGYLRWAYNCWVKDPLRDSRFRTWAAGDTYLVYPGGRSSIRFERLAEGIQAYEKVQILKKEGKGPQLEKVLKTFEWNTLKQKKAEDMVKAAAAVINSL, from the coding sequence ATGATAAGACAACTACTCGCCACGGGTATCTTCGTGGCAACTTCCCTCACCGTGTTCGGCCAGGCCGGTATTAATTCCGATTATTCGGAGCTGAAAGACTGGCGCAAGGTAGACCCCGCCGCCTGGAGCGCCATCCGCCCCGGGACGCATGTCCAGTTCGGCAGTGCAGATCTCCGGTACGACAAGCTCTATGCCCCGGAATCCGGCAGCCTGGCCACTTCCTGGAGCGCCCACGCCTGGAAGAACGAGAAAATCCACACCCAGTTCGTTATTTACACCACGCAGGCCCAGCCCGGCGTAACGGTGTCCAAATCCGCGCTGTCAGACGGAAAAGGCAATACCATCCCCTCCAGCGCCGTTTCCACCGGCTTTCTGCGCTATGTGATGACCGATGAGCTGAACAGCGAAGGCGGCGGCTGCGGCTACCGCAAGCCCGAAGAATTCGATTCCTCCCTCGTGGCAGACGCCATCGACTATAAATCTTCCATCAACATCGCCGCCAATTCCACCCAGCCGGTGTGGCTCAGCATCAAAGTGCCGGCCGGAACGGCTGCGGGCGTGTACAAAGGCACGGTGACCGTGAAAAACAACAAGGGCGTGTCGATCAAAACCCTCAATTACGACGTTACCGTAAATTCCCGCACGCTCCCCGAGGCCAAAGACTGGCAATACCACCTCGACCTCTGGCAGAGCCCCTACGCGATCTCCCGCTACCATAACGTAAAACCCTTCAGCAAGGAGCATTTCGACGCCATGCGGCCCTATATGACCCAATTGGCGGGCATCGGGCAGAAAGTGATCACCACCAGCATCATTTACGACCCCTGGAACAGCCAGACCGAAGATATTTACGGCGATATGGTAAAATGGACGAAGAAACGCGACGGCTCCTGGACGTACGATTATTCCGAATTCGACAAATGGGTGGAATTCATGATGGAATGCGGCATCACCAAACAGATCGCCTGTTACAGCATGATCCCCTGGAACCTGAAGTTCTACTATTATGAAGAAGCCACCGGCAAAATGACCCACATCGTGGCCAAACCGGGATCCGCAGAATACGACGCACACTGGCGCCCCATGCTCGCCGATTTCGCCAAACACCTGAAACAGAAAGGCTGGTTCGATATCACCTGCATCGCGATGGACGAGCGCCCAATGGAGGCCATGCAGGCCGCTATTAAGCTGATCCGCAGTGTGGACAAGGATTTCAAGGTGTCTTTGGCGGGTAATTACCACAAGGAACTGGTGAACGATATCTACGATTATTGCATCGCCATCGGACAGGATTTCACGCCGGAAGAGCGTGCCACGCGCTTTGGCAAAAACTGGCCGACCACTTATTATACCTGCTGTACGGAAGGTTTCCCGAATACCTTTACCTTCTCGCCTCCCGCGGAATCCGCGTGGCTGGGATATTACGCCGCAGGTAAGGATTACAAGGGCTATCTCCGCTGGGCGTACAATTGCTGGGTGAAAGATCCGCTCCGCGATTCGCGTTTCCGCACCTGGGCTGCCGGCGATACTTACCTCGTTTACCCCGGCGGCCGTTCCTCGATCCGGTTCGAGCGGCTGGCGGAGGGCATCCAGGCGTATGAGAAGGTCCAGATCCTGAAGAAGGAAGGGAAGGGGCCGCAACTGGAGAAAGTGCTGAAGACTTTCGAGTGGAATACCCTGAAGCAAAAGAAAGCCGAAGATATGGTGAAAGCCGCTGCTGCCGTGATCAACAGCTTGTAA
- a CDS encoding KUP/HAK/KT family potassium transporter, whose protein sequence is MVKNFNKATLAGIIVALGIIYGDIGTSPLYVFKAIVGTNEISELLVIGGISCIIWTLTLQTTVKYVILTLKADNKGEGGIFSLYALVRRHGKWTVIFGMIGGAALLADGIITPPITVTSAVEGLRTLPVFKDLDTMTIVKIVLLIISGLFFMQQFGTMSIGKLFGPIMVIWFGMLAILGIMHIADDLSVLKAFNPYYGVKLLTLYPHGFLLLGAVFLCTTGAEALYSDLGHVGRGNIRVSWIWVKISLILNYLGQGAWLLTQTGQKLNGENPFFLIMPEGFVIFGVLIATIASVIASQALISGSFTLISEAMRLNLWPKLKINYPTEQRGQLYIPGINLMLFVGCSGIVLIFKESSAMEAAYGLSITLCMLMTSCLFAFYLYTRRVKLWWIGLYLAVYLTIEFSFLLANLQKFTHGGYVTVIVGGALFLVMYAWYRSRKIKNRYVEFVRLEDYLPILQELSNDSSIPKYATHLVYMSSADNPKEIEHKIIYSVLNKKPKRADIYWFVHVDVVDEPYMSEYTVQTIIPNEVIRVEFRLGFRVEQRINLMFRMVVEDMVRNKEVNITSRYESLSKNNVVGDFQFIVMEKFLSHDNDLPLHERIIMRIYFMLKKIGLSEERGFGLDSSYVTIEKFPLVVAPVTNLQLKRVADRHRFDD, encoded by the coding sequence GTGGTAAAAAACTTCAATAAAGCTACCCTTGCCGGCATCATCGTGGCACTGGGTATCATCTACGGCGATATCGGTACTTCTCCGCTCTACGTATTCAAAGCCATTGTTGGGACCAACGAAATCAGCGAACTGCTGGTCATAGGTGGTATTTCCTGCATCATCTGGACACTCACCCTGCAAACAACCGTAAAATACGTTATCCTCACCCTCAAGGCGGATAACAAGGGAGAAGGCGGCATCTTCTCACTATATGCCCTCGTCAGGCGGCACGGTAAATGGACCGTCATATTCGGCATGATAGGAGGTGCGGCGCTCCTGGCAGACGGGATCATCACGCCGCCCATCACCGTTACCTCCGCCGTTGAAGGTTTGCGAACACTACCCGTGTTCAAGGACCTCGACACCATGACCATCGTGAAAATCGTATTGCTGATCATCTCCGGCCTGTTCTTCATGCAGCAGTTCGGCACCATGTCGATCGGCAAGCTGTTTGGCCCCATCATGGTCATCTGGTTCGGCATGCTCGCCATCCTCGGCATCATGCACATCGCAGACGATCTTTCCGTGCTCAAGGCATTCAATCCCTACTACGGCGTTAAACTGCTCACCCTTTACCCGCACGGCTTTTTGCTGCTGGGGGCCGTTTTCCTCTGTACCACGGGGGCCGAGGCCCTCTATTCGGATTTGGGGCACGTAGGCCGCGGCAACATCCGCGTATCCTGGATCTGGGTGAAAATTTCCCTCATCCTCAACTACCTGGGCCAGGGAGCCTGGCTCCTCACCCAAACCGGTCAGAAACTCAACGGCGAAAACCCGTTCTTCCTCATCATGCCGGAAGGTTTCGTGATCTTCGGCGTACTGATCGCCACCATCGCCTCCGTTATCGCATCGCAAGCCCTCATTTCAGGCTCCTTTACCCTGATCTCGGAAGCCATGCGCCTCAACCTTTGGCCCAAGCTCAAAATCAACTACCCGACCGAACAACGCGGCCAGTTATATATCCCCGGCATCAACCTCATGCTGTTCGTCGGCTGTAGCGGCATCGTGCTGATCTTCAAGGAATCGTCGGCCATGGAAGCGGCATACGGCCTGTCGATCACGCTGTGTATGCTGATGACGTCGTGCCTCTTCGCGTTTTACCTCTACACACGCCGGGTAAAACTCTGGTGGATAGGGCTGTATCTCGCCGTGTACCTCACCATCGAATTCTCGTTCCTCCTCGCCAACCTCCAGAAATTCACGCATGGCGGTTACGTGACGGTGATCGTAGGCGGTGCGCTGTTCCTCGTTATGTACGCCTGGTACCGCTCGCGCAAGATCAAGAACCGGTATGTGGAATTCGTAAGGCTGGAAGATTACCTGCCCATCCTGCAGGAGCTCAGCAACGATTCTTCCATCCCCAAATACGCCACGCACCTCGTGTACATGAGCAGTGCCGACAATCCGAAGGAGATCGAGCATAAGATCATTTATTCCGTCCTCAATAAAAAGCCCAAGCGCGCCGATATCTACTGGTTCGTGCACGTAGATGTGGTGGATGAGCCTTACATGAGCGAATACACCGTGCAGACCATCATCCCCAACGAAGTGATCCGCGTCGAATTCCGGCTCGGGTTCAGGGTGGAACAACGGATCAACCTGATGTTCAGAATGGTGGTGGAAGACATGGTGCGCAACAAGGAAGTAAATATCACCAGCCGGTACGAATCGCTCAGCAAAAACAATGTAGTAGGGGATTTCCAGTTTATCGTCATGGAAAAATTCCTTTCCCACGATAACGACCTGCCACTGCACGAACGGATCATCATGCGGATCTACTTTATGCTGAAAAAGATCGGGCTGTCGGAAGAGCGCGGTTTCGGGCTGGATTCCAGCTACGTGACCATTGAGAAATTCCCGCTGGTAGTGGCCCCGGTTACCAATCTGCAACTCAAAAGGGTGGCCGACCGGCATAGATTTGATGACTGA
- a CDS encoding OmpA family protein: MDFIASLSNILFYKAQPKINWYVLGGYGVMLADVDVDALNEQGSAYNYSSIDFGRKKKDIRKDLKDFYDRKYEQNAPNQGNRVQIGRKDENQLLRHALNVGTGIAFKVSKRFNIGVEEKITLPFDDYLDGYTAGAYDKSNDFFSYTSVRLNFNLGNSSKRVEPLWWVNPLDFAYNELNSPRRMKLPAPVLPDADGDGVTDQFDREPNTPAGAPVDSHGVAKDTDGDGVPDYKDKQLITPTYCQPVDADGVGKCPDPECCNNIKKTDCASLMFPSVSFKGSSTKVSSENEAILSSVANTLRSNPSCNILVTGHAGAKGKKGGVDLSSRRVDAVIDYLADKQGIDRGRFIKQNTPGDAGTVDLNPAN, translated from the coding sequence TTGGACTTCATCGCTTCCCTGAGCAACATCCTGTTCTACAAGGCACAGCCTAAAATTAACTGGTATGTACTGGGTGGTTATGGTGTAATGCTGGCTGACGTTGACGTTGATGCACTGAACGAACAAGGTTCCGCTTACAACTACTCTTCTATCGACTTCGGCCGCAAGAAGAAAGACATCCGTAAAGATCTGAAGGATTTCTACGACCGTAAATATGAGCAAAACGCTCCGAACCAGGGCAACCGCGTTCAGATCGGCCGTAAAGACGAAAACCAGCTCCTCCGTCACGCGCTGAACGTAGGTACCGGTATCGCTTTCAAAGTGTCTAAACGTTTCAACATCGGCGTTGAAGAAAAAATCACCCTGCCCTTCGATGACTATCTGGACGGTTACACCGCCGGTGCGTACGACAAGAGCAACGACTTCTTCTCTTACACCTCTGTTCGCCTGAACTTCAACCTCGGTAACTCCAGCAAACGCGTAGAACCCCTCTGGTGGGTTAACCCGCTGGATTTCGCCTACAACGAGCTCAACAGCCCCCGTCGTATGAAACTGCCGGCTCCCGTACTGCCTGATGCTGATGGCGACGGCGTAACCGACCAGTTCGACCGCGAACCCAACACCCCCGCTGGTGCACCTGTTGATTCTCACGGTGTAGCTAAAGATACCGACGGTGACGGCGTTCCTGACTACAAAGACAAACAACTCATCACTCCGACTTACTGCCAGCCTGTTGACGCTGACGGTGTAGGCAAATGCCCGGATCCTGAGTGCTGCAACAACATCAAGAAGACCGATTGCGCCAGCCTGATGTTCCCCAGCGTATCTTTCAAAGGCAGCTCCACTAAAGTTTCCTCTGAAAACGAAGCTATCCTGAGCAGCGTGGCTAACACCCTCCGTTCCAACCCCTCCTGCAACATCCTGGTTACCGGCCACGCTGGTGCCAAAGGCAAAAAAGGTGGTGTTGACCTGAGCAGCCGTCGCGTAGACGCAGTGATCGACTACCTGGCTGACAAGCAAGGCATCGACCGCGGCCGTTTCATCAAACAAAACACTCCTGGCGACGCTGGTACCGTGGACCTGAATCCCGCTAACTAA
- a CDS encoding polyprenyl synthetase family protein, with protein MEEIKQLIGKELHDFEGKFADAVKSHVPLLDRIMHYIVKRKGKQIRPMFVLLSARLFADTINENTYRAAALVELLHTATLVHDDVVDDSLERRGFFSINALWKNKIAVLVGDYLLSKGLLLSVTNKEFRSLEILSQAVKEMSEGELLQIEKTRKLDIKEDIYFEIIRRKTASLLASACAAGAWSTTADDQVTEQMRLFGEKVGVAFQIKDDLFDYGTANIGKPTGIDIREKKMTLPLIYTLQHASPENRRKIINIVKNHNKDKDRVAEVIAMVNESGGIDYTREKMFQYRDEALAILHTFPDNNIRKGLESLVRFTTDRKF; from the coding sequence ATGGAGGAAATTAAACAACTGATTGGGAAGGAATTACACGATTTCGAAGGAAAGTTTGCAGACGCCGTAAAAAGCCATGTTCCCCTGCTGGACCGGATCATGCACTATATCGTAAAACGAAAGGGCAAACAGATCCGGCCCATGTTCGTGCTCCTCTCCGCACGGCTGTTCGCCGACACCATCAATGAAAACACCTACCGCGCCGCCGCGCTGGTAGAACTCCTGCATACCGCCACACTCGTTCATGACGACGTGGTCGACGATTCCCTCGAACGCCGCGGCTTCTTCTCCATCAACGCTCTGTGGAAGAACAAGATAGCCGTTCTCGTCGGCGATTACCTCCTCTCCAAAGGCCTCCTCCTTTCCGTCACCAACAAGGAATTCCGCAGCCTCGAAATCCTCTCGCAGGCCGTCAAGGAAATGTCGGAAGGAGAGCTCCTCCAGATCGAAAAAACCCGCAAACTCGACATCAAGGAAGACATATACTTCGAGATCATTCGCCGCAAAACCGCCTCCCTCCTCGCCTCCGCCTGCGCCGCCGGCGCATGGAGCACCACGGCAGACGACCAGGTGACCGAACAAATGCGCCTTTTCGGCGAAAAAGTCGGCGTCGCATTTCAAATCAAAGACGATCTCTTCGATTACGGCACCGCCAACATCGGCAAACCCACCGGCATCGATATCCGGGAAAAGAAAATGACCCTCCCCCTCATCTACACCCTCCAGCACGCATCCCCCGAAAACCGGCGGAAAATTATCAATATTGTGAAAAACCATAATAAAGATAAGGACCGCGTCGCCGAAGTCATCGCCATGGTCAACGAATCCGGCGGCATCGACTACACCCGCGAAAAAATGTTCCAGTACCGCGACGAAGCCCTCGCCATCCTGCACACCTTCCCGGACAACAACATCCGCAAAGGCCTCGAATCCCTCGTCAGGTTCACCACCGATCGCAAATTCTAG